Proteins from a genomic interval of Candidatus Aminicenantes bacterium:
- a CDS encoding TldD/PmbA family protein: MTEMTRRSFLKTTAGVAAMGAAVPILSGGWPQLLAAEKPGYFEREFGISDALCRKVLAAALARGGDFADLYFEHTIGNWIILEDGQVNRAFSDVALGVGIRTVKGDQVGYGFTQELSEKSMLNAAAIAATIASGVRTKPAGKFSWLETKNYYPLEKLLTAVALEAKLPLVQKLNEKCFALSPLVVKVTANFHDQQKRILVVDSQGGKAEDLQPRDYLTALVVAEKDGRREQAGWNLGGRRDFSYFNQNAIDEIAAKAVHDALLLFDAVQPPAGEMPVVFAPGVTAILLHEAIGHGMEADFNRKKTSTYCTMIGKKVAEPFITIIDDGTIPNLLGSINFDDEGTPGQRTVLVENGILKSYMHDKISARFYKLKPTGNGRRESYQHYVQPRMRNTIMLAGAASAEDIIRGAQKGIYVQNVSNGQVNIGEGDFAFYVSQGRMIENGKLTATIKDINIMGNGPKMLQDITMVGNDLELHQGGTGACGKGGQSVPVGFGQPSCLVKSLTVGGVKS; encoded by the coding sequence ATGACCGAAATGACCAGACGTTCTTTTTTGAAAACCACCGCCGGAGTGGCCGCCATGGGCGCGGCCGTGCCCATCCTTTCCGGAGGCTGGCCGCAGTTGCTGGCGGCCGAAAAACCGGGCTATTTTGAGCGGGAGTTCGGCATCAGCGATGCATTGTGCCGGAAGGTGCTGGCCGCGGCCCTGGCCCGGGGCGGCGATTTCGCCGACCTTTACTTCGAGCACACCATCGGCAATTGGATCATCCTGGAAGACGGCCAAGTCAACCGCGCTTTCAGCGACGTGGCGCTCGGCGTGGGCATCCGCACCGTGAAAGGCGACCAGGTCGGCTATGGATTCACCCAGGAGTTGAGCGAAAAATCCATGCTCAATGCCGCCGCCATCGCCGCCACCATCGCCAGCGGCGTGCGCACAAAGCCGGCCGGCAAGTTCTCGTGGCTGGAAACCAAGAATTATTATCCCCTGGAGAAATTGCTGACCGCGGTGGCGCTGGAAGCGAAACTGCCGCTGGTGCAGAAGCTCAACGAGAAATGTTTCGCCCTTTCGCCGCTGGTGGTCAAGGTCACCGCCAATTTTCACGACCAGCAGAAGCGGATTCTGGTGGTCGATTCACAAGGCGGCAAGGCCGAAGATCTCCAGCCCAGGGATTATCTGACGGCGCTGGTCGTGGCGGAAAAGGACGGCCGGCGCGAACAGGCGGGATGGAATCTGGGCGGACGCCGGGATTTTTCCTACTTTAACCAGAACGCGATCGACGAGATCGCCGCCAAGGCCGTCCATGACGCCCTGCTGCTTTTCGATGCCGTCCAGCCGCCCGCCGGCGAAATGCCGGTGGTTTTCGCTCCCGGCGTGACCGCGATCCTGCTGCATGAAGCGATCGGCCACGGTATGGAAGCCGATTTCAACCGTAAAAAGACGTCGACCTATTGCACGATGATCGGCAAAAAAGTCGCCGAACCGTTCATTACCATCATCGACGACGGAACCATCCCCAACCTGCTCGGTTCCATCAATTTCGACGATGAGGGAACCCCCGGGCAGCGGACGGTGCTGGTCGAAAACGGCATCTTGAAGAGCTACATGCACGACAAGATATCGGCCCGCTTCTACAAGCTGAAGCCGACCGGCAACGGGCGCCGCGAGAGCTACCAGCACTATGTGCAGCCGCGCATGCGCAACACGATCATGCTGGCCGGCGCGGCTTCGGCCGAGGACATCATCCGCGGCGCCCAGAAAGGCATTTATGTCCAGAATGTCAGCAACGGCCAGGTCAACATCGGCGAAGGCGACTTCGCTTTCTATGTGTCGCAAGGGCGGATGATCGAAAACGGCAAACTGACCGCCACCATTAAAGATATCAATATCATGGGCAACGGCCCGAAAATGCTTCAGGACATCACCATGGTGGGCAACGACCTCGAATTGCACCAGGGCGGAACCGGCGCCTGCGGCAAGGGCGGCCAGAGCGTCCCGGTCGGCTTCGGGCAGCCGTCATGTCTGGTCAAGTCATTGACCGTGGGCGGCGTCAAATCGTGA